Proteins from a genomic interval of Kitasatospora kifunensis:
- a CDS encoding cytochrome P450 family protein: MSELVTLDPLARDSAGEGALLRAAGAVVPVELPGGVRAWAVARHGAARALLTDHRLVKDARHWAAYQRGEISSSWPLIGLAVPGPSMVTADGEQHRRLRALVAQAFTPRRVELLRPQVERLTAGLLDELAAGESVVDLKSAFAFPLPMTVIGTLLGLDPADHGYLRELYERFFSSVPDPEGIQAVILALNAFVNDLVRQRRAAPGDDLASALLAADVEGSELSDAEAAATLRVIIAAGHETTVNLITNAVRALLGHPEQLALVRSGAVGWAAVVEESLRWTPPTSNFLFRYATQDITVDGVVVPAGDPVLISYNAIGRDPLQHGVTAELFDITRDPIRHLSFGHGPHVCPGSPLARLEAQVALPALFERFPDLALALPDAELRPSASIVLNSLRELPVRLKG, translated from the coding sequence ATGAGCGAGCTGGTGACGCTGGACCCGCTGGCGCGCGACAGCGCGGGGGAGGGGGCGCTGCTGCGTGCCGCCGGAGCGGTGGTTCCGGTGGAGCTGCCGGGGGGCGTGCGGGCCTGGGCCGTGGCGCGGCACGGCGCCGCGCGGGCCTTGTTGACCGATCATCGGCTGGTCAAGGACGCCCGGCACTGGGCCGCGTACCAGCGTGGCGAGATATCCAGCAGCTGGCCGCTGATCGGCCTGGCGGTGCCCGGACCGAGCATGGTGACGGCGGACGGCGAGCAGCACCGGCGGCTGCGCGCTCTGGTGGCACAGGCGTTCACCCCGCGGCGGGTCGAGCTGCTGCGGCCTCAGGTGGAACGCCTGACCGCCGGGTTGCTGGACGAGCTGGCGGCCGGAGAGTCGGTGGTCGACCTGAAGTCGGCCTTCGCCTTTCCGCTGCCGATGACGGTGATCGGCACGCTGCTGGGCCTCGACCCGGCCGATCACGGCTATCTGCGCGAGCTGTACGAGCGGTTCTTCAGCAGCGTCCCGGATCCGGAGGGGATCCAGGCCGTCATCTTGGCGCTGAACGCCTTCGTCAACGACCTGGTCCGGCAGCGTCGGGCGGCGCCCGGGGACGATCTGGCCAGCGCGCTGCTGGCCGCCGACGTCGAGGGCAGCGAACTGTCGGACGCGGAGGCCGCCGCGACCCTGCGGGTGATCATCGCCGCCGGGCACGAGACCACGGTCAACCTGATCACCAACGCGGTGCGCGCGCTGCTGGGCCACCCCGAGCAGCTGGCGCTGGTTCGCTCGGGGGCGGTGGGGTGGGCCGCGGTGGTGGAGGAGTCGCTCCGCTGGACGCCGCCGACCAGCAACTTCCTGTTCCGGTACGCCACGCAGGACATCACGGTGGACGGGGTCGTGGTACCGGCCGGCGATCCGGTGCTGATCTCGTACAACGCGATCGGGCGCGATCCGCTGCAACACGGGGTGACCGCCGAGCTGTTCGACATCACCCGGGACCCGATCCGCCACCTGTCCTTCGGGCACGGGCCGCACGTCTGCCCCGGCTCGCCGCTGGCGCGCCTGGAGGCGCAGGTGGCGCTGCCCGCGCTCTTCGAGCGCTTCCCCGACCTGGCTCTGGCGCTGCCGGACGCCGAACTGCGGCCGAGCGCCTCGATCGTGCTCAACAGCCTGCGGGAGCTTCCGGTGCGACTGAAGGGCTGA
- a CDS encoding ABC transporter substrate-binding protein produces the protein MNITMSARLRHRLLVAPALLGLALAAACSNSSSGGGNSASSVPTLPAACAKYQPYAGHAGTKVTMFASILSPESDSLEKSWAEFSSCTGIKISYEGSNDFESQLPVRVSGGNLPDLAIIPQPGLLAQMVKTGKVVKPPAQTVANEDQWSPIWKTYGSVNGTFYAAPMSANMKSLVWYSPKAFQQAGYAVPKTWADLMSLSDKIAKAGTNGSKPWCGGIGSGTATGWPATDWLEEVVLGSQGGDVYDQWVSHKVKFSDPAIINSMQTVANWMQNPAWVNGGIGDVKSIATTTFQDAGAPILTGKCWMLQQASFYEAQWPQGTKVAPDGDVYAFELPPTTASIPRPVEGGGEFVTAFSSRPEVQAVQNYLSTADWATSRVKVAPGWVSANRGVDKSLYTDPIDKLSADALTDPTATFRFDASDMMPAAVGSGKEWTAFTAWFAEGEPIKQVASEIDAAWPQ, from the coding sequence TTGAACATCACGATGAGTGCTCGGCTCCGACATCGCCTCCTGGTGGCCCCGGCACTGCTGGGGCTCGCCCTTGCCGCTGCCTGCTCCAACAGCTCCAGCGGCGGTGGCAACAGCGCGAGTTCGGTGCCGACCCTGCCGGCCGCCTGCGCCAAGTACCAGCCGTACGCCGGTCATGCCGGGACCAAGGTGACGATGTTCGCCTCGATCCTGAGCCCGGAGTCGGACTCCCTGGAGAAGTCCTGGGCCGAGTTCAGTTCTTGTACCGGGATCAAGATCTCTTACGAGGGCTCCAACGACTTCGAGTCGCAACTGCCGGTCCGGGTCAGCGGTGGCAACCTGCCGGATCTCGCGATCATCCCGCAGCCCGGCCTGCTCGCCCAGATGGTCAAGACCGGGAAGGTCGTCAAGCCGCCGGCCCAGACAGTGGCGAACGAGGACCAGTGGAGTCCGATCTGGAAGACCTACGGCTCGGTCAACGGCACCTTCTACGCCGCACCGATGAGCGCCAACATGAAGTCGCTGGTCTGGTACTCGCCCAAGGCGTTCCAGCAGGCGGGCTACGCCGTTCCGAAGACCTGGGCCGACCTGATGTCGCTCAGCGACAAGATCGCCAAGGCGGGCACCAACGGGAGCAAGCCGTGGTGCGGTGGCATCGGCTCCGGCACCGCGACCGGCTGGCCGGCCACCGACTGGCTGGAGGAGGTGGTGCTCGGCAGCCAGGGCGGTGACGTCTACGACCAGTGGGTGAGCCACAAGGTCAAGTTCAGCGACCCAGCGATCATCAACTCCATGCAGACGGTGGCGAACTGGATGCAGAACCCGGCCTGGGTCAACGGCGGGATCGGGGACGTGAAGTCGATCGCCACCACCACCTTCCAGGACGCGGGCGCGCCGATCCTCACCGGCAAGTGCTGGATGCTGCAACAGGCCTCGTTCTACGAGGCGCAGTGGCCGCAGGGCACCAAGGTCGCCCCGGACGGTGACGTCTACGCCTTCGAGCTGCCGCCGACCACCGCCTCGATCCCCCGCCCGGTCGAGGGCGGTGGCGAGTTCGTGACGGCCTTCTCCAGTCGGCCCGAGGTGCAGGCGGTGCAGAACTACCTCTCCACGGCGGACTGGGCCACCAGCCGGGTCAAGGTCGCTCCCGGTTGGGTCTCGGCGAACCGGGGTGTGGACAAGAGCCTCTACACCGACCCGATCGACAAGCTGTCGGCCGACGCGCTGACCGACCCGACGGCCACCTTCCGCTTCGACGCCTCGGACATGATGCCCGCGGCGGTCGGCTCGGGGAAGGAGTGGACGGCGTTCACGGCCTGGTTCGCGGAAGGCGAGCCGATCAAGCAGGTGGCCTCGGAGATCGACGCCGCCTGGCCGCAGTAG
- a CDS encoding carbohydrate ABC transporter permease: MPVTSVQLADSAWNDALIKLGNSFGAIAGFLGILLVIFFAAGRATGRLGRPLAITVFLGPAVLLLLVGLVVPLVRTIYLSFRNDDSSRFLGVKNYSWALTDQSIHQVLLNTLLWLIIAPLAATGLGLVLALLVDRMRWQALYKSLIFMPMAISLVGASIIWKFVYDTRDSTQRQTGLLSQLAIWLGWHNPPNWILSHPLNNFLLMVVMVWVQTGFAMVVLSAAIKAIPDEVTEAARLDGASGLRLFWYVTVPMIRTTLVVVLTTVMIVTLKAFDIVRTMTGGNFGTQVLANEMYSQSFVQFNVGRGSALAVILFLAVLPLVGYNIVQLRKERTTR; this comes from the coding sequence ATGCCCGTGACCAGTGTTCAACTCGCCGACTCGGCGTGGAACGACGCCCTGATCAAGCTGGGGAACAGCTTCGGAGCGATCGCCGGCTTCCTGGGCATCCTGTTGGTGATCTTCTTCGCGGCCGGGCGGGCGACCGGGCGGCTCGGCCGCCCGTTGGCCATCACGGTCTTCCTGGGACCGGCGGTGCTGCTGCTCCTGGTGGGGCTGGTGGTGCCGCTGGTTCGGACGATCTATCTGAGTTTCCGCAACGACGACAGCAGCAGGTTCCTCGGCGTCAAGAACTACAGCTGGGCGTTGACCGACCAGTCGATCCACCAAGTGCTGCTCAACACCCTGCTCTGGCTGATCATCGCCCCGCTGGCAGCCACCGGCCTCGGGCTGGTGCTGGCCCTGCTGGTGGACCGGATGCGCTGGCAGGCGCTCTACAAGTCGCTGATCTTCATGCCGATGGCGATCTCCCTGGTCGGCGCCAGCATCATCTGGAAGTTCGTCTATGACACGCGCGACTCCACGCAGCGGCAGACCGGCCTGCTCAGCCAGTTGGCGATCTGGCTCGGGTGGCACAATCCACCGAACTGGATCCTGTCCCATCCGCTGAACAACTTCCTCCTGATGGTGGTCATGGTCTGGGTGCAGACCGGCTTCGCCATGGTCGTCCTCTCGGCGGCGATCAAGGCGATCCCGGACGAGGTCACCGAGGCCGCCCGACTCGACGGCGCCAGCGGTCTACGGCTCTTCTGGTACGTCACGGTGCCGATGATCCGCACCACCCTGGTCGTCGTCCTGACCACCGTCATGATCGTCACGTTGAAGGCCTTCGACATCGTCCGCACCATGACCGGGGGCAACTTCGGCACGCAGGTGCTGGCCAACGAGATGTACTCGCAGTCCTTCGTGCAGTTCAACGTCGGCCGAGGGAGCGCGCTCGCGGTGATCCTCTTCCTCGCGGTGCTGCCCCTGGTCGGCTACAACATCGTCCAGCTGCGCAAGGAGCGGACCACCCGATGA
- a CDS encoding carbohydrate ABC transporter permease — MSSQISDQPSASDTAALPAVKAVRKSFSSPLGSLFVIVVTVLWTIPTVGLLATSLRPKEDVADSGWWTVFAHPNLILSNYHTVLFDGGFGVSGGLMPYMVNSLAISVPATLFPLVLAAMAAYALAWVRFRGSDTLFFLIFALQVVPLQMALIPLLQLFSGGAHLGGMTIIPQFNLSGTYAPVWLAHTMFALPLATFLLHNFISQLPRDLMEAAVVDGASHFKIFRSIVLPLCAPALASFAIFQFLWVWNDLLVALTFAGGTPDVAPMTVRLAQLAGSFGGRWELLTAGAFLSIIIPLLVFFGLQRYFVRGLLAGSVKG; from the coding sequence ATGAGCAGTCAGATATCCGACCAGCCTTCGGCTTCCGACACCGCCGCGCTGCCCGCCGTCAAGGCCGTCCGCAAATCGTTCAGCAGCCCGCTCGGTTCACTCTTCGTCATCGTCGTCACGGTCCTGTGGACGATTCCCACGGTCGGGTTGCTGGCCACCTCGCTGCGTCCCAAGGAGGACGTCGCCGACAGCGGCTGGTGGACCGTCTTCGCCCATCCGAACCTGATCCTGTCCAACTACCACACCGTCCTGTTCGACGGCGGATTCGGTGTCAGCGGTGGCCTGATGCCCTACATGGTCAACTCACTGGCCATCAGCGTCCCGGCCACACTCTTCCCCCTGGTGCTGGCCGCGATGGCGGCCTACGCGCTGGCCTGGGTGCGGTTCCGGGGGAGCGACACACTGTTCTTCCTGATCTTCGCGCTGCAGGTGGTGCCCCTGCAGATGGCGTTGATCCCGCTGCTCCAACTCTTCTCGGGCGGTGCCCACCTGGGCGGGATGACGATCATCCCGCAGTTCAACCTGAGCGGCACCTACGCCCCGGTCTGGCTGGCGCACACCATGTTCGCGCTGCCGTTGGCCACCTTCCTGCTGCACAACTTCATCTCCCAACTGCCCCGGGACCTGATGGAAGCCGCGGTGGTCGACGGGGCCTCGCACTTCAAGATCTTCCGGTCCATCGTGCTGCCGCTCTGCGCGCCCGCCCTGGCCTCCTTCGCGATCTTCCAGTTCCTCTGGGTCTGGAACGACCTCCTGGTGGCGCTGACCTTCGCCGGCGGAACCCCCGACGTGGCACCGATGACGGTCCGGCTGGCCCAGCTCGCCGGCTCCTTCGGCGGCCGCTGGGAGCTGCTGACGGCCGGGGCGTTCCTGTCGATCATCATTCCGCTGCTGGTGTTCTTCGGGCTGCAGCGGTACTTCGTCCGTGGGCTGCTGGCGGGGTCGGTCAAGGGCTGA
- a CDS encoding ribonuclease HII, whose protein sequence is MPYQPPTHSVERSLRRAGAKIVVGLDEVGRGAWAGPVTVGAAVTGLRRPPEGLTDSKLLTVRRREQLAPVLEGWVTAHALGQASALECDELGMTAALRLAAARALEALPVRPDAVILDGKHDYLGGPWQVRTVIKGDQSCVCVAAASVLAKVHRDALMAELAPQFPQFGFEDNAGYPSPVHRAALAEFGPTEHHRLSWSYLDALPQWRHLKRSRLVADTADGDEQLTLGF, encoded by the coding sequence ATGCCGTACCAGCCGCCGACCCACAGCGTGGAGCGTTCCCTGCGCCGGGCGGGAGCGAAGATCGTGGTCGGCCTGGACGAGGTGGGCCGAGGCGCCTGGGCCGGACCGGTCACGGTCGGCGCCGCGGTGACCGGTCTGCGGCGCCCGCCCGAGGGGCTGACCGACTCCAAGTTGCTGACCGTGCGCCGCCGCGAGCAGTTGGCCCCGGTGCTGGAGGGTTGGGTCACGGCGCACGCGTTGGGTCAGGCCTCCGCGCTGGAGTGTGACGAACTCGGCATGACCGCTGCGCTGCGGCTCGCCGCGGCCCGCGCCCTGGAGGCGCTCCCCGTGCGTCCGGACGCCGTGATCCTGGACGGCAAGCACGACTACCTCGGCGGCCCCTGGCAGGTGCGCACGGTGATCAAGGGCGACCAGAGCTGCGTCTGCGTCGCCGCCGCCTCGGTGCTCGCCAAGGTCCACCGGGACGCCCTGATGGCGGAGTTGGCGCCGCAGTTCCCGCAGTTCGGCTTCGAGGACAATGCCGGATACCCCTCGCCGGTGCACCGCGCGGCGCTGGCGGAGTTCGGTCCCACGGAACACCACCGGCTCTCCTGGTCCTATCTGGACGCGCTGCCGCAGTGGCGTCACCTCAAGCGCTCACGCCTCGTGGCGGACACAGCGGACGGCGACGAACAGCTCACTCTCGGTTTCTGA
- a CDS encoding DEAD/DEAH box helicase encodes MDQPVPTPSQHSLDRDAATPVGSDRAAVRDRAEAVLRELAGPDARLREDQWLAIEALVVDHRRALVVQRTGWGKSAVYFIATALLRSSGAGPTVIVSPLLALMRNQVDSAARAGIRARTINSANPQEWEEIQAEVAAGTVDILLVSPERLNNPDFRDQVLPKLAASTGLLVVDEAHCISDWGHDFRPDYRRLRTMLADLSPGVPVLATTATANARVTEDVAEQLGTTGSDGRALVLRGPLDRESLSLAVLSLPDPAHRLGWLADHLDELPGSGIVYTLTVAAAEEVTDFLRGRGFAVASYSGRTEDAERRTAEADLLANRVKALVATSALGMGFDKPDLGFVVHLGSPGSPIAYYQQVGRAGRGVDRAEVLLLPGREDEAIWRYFASLGFPAEDQVRRTLDALAEAGRPLSTAALETRVDLRRARLETMLKVLDVDGAVQRVRGGWLATGEPWAYDSERYAKVARARTDEQQAMREYAGGGRCRMEFLRRQLDDEQAVPCGRCDVCAGPRHSESVSAQALEAARAALGRPGVSFEPRRLWPTGMEALGVPLKGRIPAEEQALVGRALGRLSDIGWGGRLRTLLAEGAPDCAVPKDVLDALVTVLADWARGPGGWAGSAPETDRPVGVVTMASASRPELVSTLGARIAEIGRLPLLGRIEYADGRPPYGARSNSAQRLNSLAGALVLPAELTNALAATPGPVLLVDDLVDSGWTVTVAARLLRRAGARAVLPLVLAVQG; translated from the coding sequence ATGGACCAGCCCGTGCCCACCCCAAGCCAGCACAGTCTTGACCGCGACGCCGCCACCCCGGTCGGCAGCGATCGCGCGGCCGTCCGCGACCGCGCCGAGGCCGTGCTGCGCGAGCTCGCGGGGCCGGACGCCCGACTGCGCGAGGACCAGTGGCTGGCCATCGAGGCCCTGGTGGTCGACCACCGCCGCGCCCTGGTGGTCCAGCGCACCGGCTGGGGCAAGTCGGCCGTCTACTTCATCGCCACCGCCCTGCTGCGCTCCAGCGGCGCGGGCCCGACGGTGATCGTCTCCCCGCTGCTCGCACTGATGCGCAACCAGGTCGACTCGGCGGCCCGGGCCGGGATCCGGGCCCGCACGATCAACTCCGCCAATCCGCAGGAGTGGGAGGAGATCCAGGCCGAGGTCGCGGCCGGCACGGTGGACATCCTGCTGGTCAGCCCCGAACGGCTGAACAACCCCGACTTCCGGGACCAGGTCCTGCCCAAGCTCGCGGCCTCCACCGGCCTGCTGGTGGTCGACGAGGCGCACTGCATCTCCGACTGGGGCCATGACTTCCGCCCCGACTACCGCCGGCTGCGCACCATGCTCGCCGACCTCTCCCCCGGCGTCCCGGTGCTGGCGACGACCGCCACCGCCAACGCGCGGGTCACCGAGGACGTCGCCGAGCAGTTGGGCACCACCGGCTCCGACGGCCGCGCGCTGGTGCTGCGCGGCCCGCTCGACCGGGAGAGCCTGAGCCTGGCCGTGCTCTCGCTGCCCGACCCGGCACACCGCCTGGGCTGGCTCGCCGACCACCTGGACGAGCTGCCCGGCTCCGGCATCGTCTACACCCTGACGGTGGCCGCCGCCGAGGAGGTGACCGACTTCCTGCGCGGCCGCGGTTTCGCCGTGGCCTCCTACTCCGGCCGCACCGAGGACGCCGAGCGGCGCACGGCCGAGGCCGATCTGCTGGCCAACCGGGTCAAGGCCCTGGTGGCCACCTCGGCACTGGGCATGGGCTTCGACAAGCCCGACCTCGGCTTCGTGGTGCACCTGGGCTCGCCGGGCTCGCCGATCGCCTACTACCAGCAGGTCGGCCGAGCCGGCCGTGGCGTGGATCGCGCCGAGGTGCTGCTGCTGCCCGGGCGCGAGGACGAGGCGATCTGGCGGTACTTCGCCTCGCTCGGTTTCCCCGCCGAGGACCAGGTCCGGCGCACCCTCGACGCACTGGCCGAGGCCGGTCGGCCGCTCTCCACGGCCGCACTGGAGACGCGCGTCGATCTGCGCCGCGCCCGCCTGGAGACCATGCTCAAGGTCCTGGACGTCGACGGCGCGGTCCAGCGGGTGCGCGGCGGCTGGCTGGCCACCGGAGAGCCGTGGGCCTACGACAGCGAGCGTTACGCCAAGGTCGCCCGGGCCCGGACGGACGAGCAGCAGGCCATGCGGGAGTACGCGGGCGGCGGGCGCTGCCGGATGGAGTTCCTGCGCCGCCAGCTGGACGACGAGCAGGCCGTTCCCTGCGGGCGCTGCGATGTCTGCGCCGGCCCCCGGCACAGCGAGTCCGTCTCGGCTCAGGCTCTCGAAGCCGCCCGGGCCGCGCTGGGACGGCCCGGGGTCAGCTTCGAGCCGCGGCGGCTCTGGCCCACCGGCATGGAGGCGCTCGGCGTACCGCTCAAGGGGCGGATCCCGGCCGAGGAGCAGGCCCTGGTCGGCCGCGCGCTCGGTCGACTCTCCGACATCGGCTGGGGTGGCCGGTTGCGGACGCTGCTCGCCGAGGGCGCACCGGACTGCGCCGTGCCCAAGGACGTGCTGGACGCACTGGTCACCGTCCTGGCCGACTGGGCACGCGGCCCTGGCGGTTGGGCCGGGAGCGCACCGGAGACCGACCGCCCGGTGGGTGTGGTGACGATGGCCTCCGCCTCGCGTCCGGAGCTGGTGAGCACCTTGGGGGCGCGGATCGCGGAGATCGGCCGGCTCCCGTTGCTGGGCCGGATCGAGTACGCGGACGGGCGCCCTCCCTACGGCGCGCGCAGCAACAGCGCCCAGCGGCTGAACTCCCTCGCCGGCGCCCTGGTGCTGCCCGCCGAGCTGACGAATGCGTTGGCCGCCACCCCGGGGCCGGTGCTGCTGGTGGACGATCTGGTCGACAGCGGCTGGACGGTCACCGTGGCAGCGCGGCTGCTGCGCCGGGCCGGTGCACGGGCCGTGTTGCCGCTGGTGCTGGCGGTTCAGGGCTGA
- a CDS encoding DUF4192 domain-containing protein has protein sequence MTHDDSTNASQNQLSGHQLVRMRGPADMAAMLPYLLGFYPDDSIVAVGLHGSASRQGGAIRLDIPEDPNDWPIIAVELARLLITLSEQRDRRPDAVLLYLCRDPEPGARPVRTQLRPLADQLLRVFREFEVPVKESLCVSGGRWWSFLCSDPACCDPHGTAILAGQEPRAVVAAATYAGLAPRGSRKAIGAALAPIGPPVGDAQRRALERLVPSPAGLTQSGAEERTGEAAARLIAQAMADSQAGPPTLDEVRAARLIVALQDRENRDRAAEYAEPVELAAAQRLWRFLARRCVPPFEEFARAPLTLLAWTSWLAGDTATSRVALGRALDLDPSYTLAELLYQSLNGGLEPDGLLNIVRAERARRTDPDLVPGDPDAAERTAGPDGEPPTDHPPKLSGDAPGSVEAIGEPTEVPADEDSEASAGDPPPPRPARRSAAPGTRGRAGPGSSAAAAGSVAGSAESPHRAEPTDRGLIPPQRGRSGSGRSGSGRSESGRSGSGRSGPRKPPPPTPSPEPNQSPGDSAAPPGPSQSSLAYLIRCGGPARRKTTTSTIGA, from the coding sequence ATGACTCACGACGACTCGACCAACGCGTCCCAGAACCAACTCTCCGGGCACCAGCTGGTGCGCATGCGAGGCCCGGCCGACATGGCCGCCATGCTGCCGTATCTGCTGGGCTTCTACCCGGATGACAGCATCGTCGCGGTCGGCTTGCACGGCTCGGCCTCCCGGCAGGGCGGAGCGATCCGACTCGACATCCCCGAGGACCCGAACGACTGGCCGATCATCGCGGTCGAGCTCGCACGGTTGCTGATCACCCTCTCCGAGCAGCGCGATCGCCGTCCCGACGCAGTCCTGCTCTACCTGTGCCGGGATCCTGAGCCGGGCGCCCGTCCGGTCCGCACACAGCTGCGGCCGCTGGCCGACCAACTGCTGCGGGTGTTCCGCGAGTTCGAGGTGCCGGTGAAGGAGTCGCTCTGCGTCTCCGGCGGGCGCTGGTGGTCCTTCCTCTGCAGCGATCCGGCCTGCTGCGATCCGCACGGTACCGCGATCCTCGCGGGCCAGGAGCCGCGGGCCGTGGTGGCGGCCGCCACCTATGCCGGGCTCGCGCCGCGCGGCAGCCGCAAGGCGATCGGTGCCGCGCTCGCCCCGATCGGGCCGCCGGTCGGCGACGCGCAGCGCCGGGCCCTGGAGCGGCTGGTTCCGTCGCCAGCGGGCCTCACACAGTCGGGCGCCGAGGAGCGGACGGGCGAAGCAGCGGCGCGGCTGATCGCCCAGGCCATGGCCGACTCGCAAGCCGGGCCGCCGACGCTGGACGAGGTGCGGGCCGCCCGGCTGATCGTGGCCCTGCAGGATCGGGAGAACCGGGATCGCGCGGCAGAGTACGCCGAGCCGGTTGAGCTGGCCGCCGCCCAGCGCCTGTGGCGGTTCCTGGCCAGGCGGTGCGTGCCGCCCTTCGAGGAGTTCGCAAGGGCGCCGCTGACGTTGCTGGCCTGGACGTCCTGGCTGGCCGGTGACACCGCCACCAGCCGGGTCGCCTTGGGCAGGGCACTCGACCTGGATCCCTCGTACACCCTGGCCGAACTGCTCTACCAGTCGCTGAACGGCGGGTTGGAACCCGACGGGCTGCTCAACATCGTGCGGGCGGAGCGTGCCCGGCGGACCGATCCGGATTTGGTCCCGGGCGATCCCGACGCGGCGGAGCGGACCGCTGGACCAGACGGTGAACCGCCAACTGACCATCCCCCGAAGCTTTCCGGCGATGCCCCAGGCTCGGTGGAGGCGATCGGGGAGCCCACGGAAGTGCCGGCCGACGAGGACTCCGAGGCATCGGCGGGTGATCCGCCGCCGCCCCGACCGGCCCGGCGCTCCGCGGCGCCGGGCACTCGGGGCCGCGCAGGCCCGGGCTCGAGCGCTGCCGCCGCGGGCTCCGTCGCCGGGTCGGCCGAGTCGCCGCACAGGGCTGAGCCGACGGACCGTGGCCTGATCCCGCCGCAGCGCGGTCGCAGTGGATCGGGTCGCAGCGGATCGGGGCGGAGTGAGTCGGGGCGGAGCGGATCGGGTCGCAGCGGGCCGAGGAAGCCGCCCCCGCCGACCCCTTCGCCCGAGCCGAACCAGTCGCCGGGTGACTCCGCGGCCCCACCGGGGCCGTCCCAGAGCAGCCTCGCCTACCTGATCCGTTGCGGCGGCCCCGCCCGGCGGAAGACCACCACCAGCACGATCGGAGCCTGA
- a CDS encoding alpha/beta fold hydrolase, whose amino-acid sequence MTVVIRQPGVVLTDHLFQVPLDHAAPQGEQIEVYAREVVAVGKERSDLPWLLYLQGGPGGRAARPLGRDSWLDRALDDYRVLLLDQRGTGRSTPATRQTLPLRGGAAEQAEYLSYFRADSIVRDAELIRRQLLGEQGQWSLLGQSFGGFCTLTYLSLAPEGLREALITGGLAGLRSSATDVYRAAYPRVAHKNAAHYARYPQDVEAVRRVVEHLAVAPAQLPGGGLLTVTAFQSLGLMLGSGSGSDSLHYLLEDAWVRGSAGLELSDTFLAGAQSKLSFADGPLYAVLHESIYGQRSVDPGPTGWAAEQVRKEFPEFDPVRALEDGTPVRFTGEMIYPWMFETDPALRPLQEAANLLAQRTDWPDLYAPAVLAANQVPVAAAVYHDDMYVDTADSLATADAVRGLRTWVTNEWEHDGLRVSGGQVLDRLIRMVRGQL is encoded by the coding sequence ATGACCGTCGTGATCCGACAGCCCGGCGTCGTCCTGACCGATCATCTCTTCCAGGTGCCGCTGGATCACGCCGCACCGCAAGGCGAGCAGATCGAGGTCTACGCCCGCGAGGTGGTCGCGGTGGGCAAGGAACGATCCGACCTGCCCTGGCTGCTCTACCTCCAGGGCGGTCCTGGCGGGCGCGCCGCCCGACCGCTGGGCCGGGACAGCTGGCTGGACCGGGCCCTGGACGACTACCGGGTCCTGCTGCTGGACCAGCGGGGCACCGGGCGCTCGACACCGGCGACCCGACAGACCCTGCCGCTGCGCGGTGGCGCCGCCGAGCAGGCCGAGTACCTCTCGTACTTCCGCGCCGACTCGATCGTCCGCGACGCGGAGCTGATCCGGCGTCAACTGCTGGGCGAGCAGGGGCAGTGGTCCCTGCTCGGACAGAGCTTCGGCGGCTTCTGCACCCTCACCTACCTGTCGCTGGCGCCGGAGGGACTGCGCGAGGCGCTGATCACCGGCGGCCTGGCCGGGCTGCGCAGCAGCGCGACGGACGTCTACCGGGCGGCCTACCCCCGGGTGGCCCACAAGAACGCCGCGCACTACGCGCGCTACCCGCAGGACGTCGAGGCGGTGCGGCGGGTCGTCGAGCACCTGGCCGTCGCGCCCGCTCAACTGCCCGGGGGCGGACTGCTGACCGTAACGGCGTTCCAGTCGCTCGGGCTGATGCTCGGCTCCGGCAGCGGCTCCGACTCGCTGCACTACCTGCTGGAGGACGCCTGGGTCCGGGGCAGCGCCGGGCTCGAACTCTCCGACACCTTCCTGGCCGGTGCCCAGTCGAAGCTCTCGTTCGCGGACGGCCCGCTCTACGCCGTACTGCACGAATCCATCTACGGACAGCGGTCGGTGGACCCCGGGCCGACGGGCTGGGCGGCCGAGCAGGTCCGCAAGGAGTTCCCCGAGTTCGACCCCGTCCGGGCACTGGAGGACGGCACTCCCGTGCGGTTCACCGGCGAGATGATCTACCCCTGGATGTTCGAGACCGACCCGGCCCTGCGCCCGCTTCAGGAGGCCGCGAATCTGCTGGCCCAGCGCACGGACTGGCCCGATCTCTACGCCCCGGCGGTCCTGGCGGCCAACCAGGTCCCGGTGGCCGCGGCCGTCTACCACGACGACATGTACGTGGACACCGCCGACTCGCTGGCGACCGCGGACGCGGTACGGGGGCTGCGGACCTGGGTGACCAACGAGTGGGAACACGACGGTCTGCGGGTCAGCGGTGGCCAGGTCCTGGATCGGCTGATCCGCATGGTGCGGGGACAGCTGTAG